The Candidatus Omnitrophota bacterium genome segment CCGCGCCCACCTTGCGGCGCAGGCAGGTGCTCCGGGTAGCTACAAGATGAGCGATGCTCATGAAATACTCGTCCCATGAAGGCCTTTTTGTTTTTACGATGTTCTTTCCCCTCTCGCGCTCCATGTTATTTCCCTTCTAGGCTTTCCATTTCTTCTATCCATCCCTGATAAAGCGGAAAGTCCCTCAAGAATTCCTTGACCTCTCCGCGAATGAAAGATAGCTCTTTTTCGTTACCGCAGGAACTTATAGCCGAATCTATGAACTCGGCGACCCTTATCATGGCAGATTCCTGCATACCCCTGGTCGTGACCGCCGGAGTGCCTATCCTTATGCCGCTTGTAACGAACGGGCTCTTTTCATCGAACGGTATAAGGTTCTTGTTGACCGTTATCCCCGCCATGTCCAGGCAGGCCTCGGCCTCTTTACCGGTAATTGCCTTGTTGGAGAGGTCCACCAGCATGAGGTGGTTGTCCGTTCCCCCGGACACTACCCGGTATCCTCTTGATATAAGCTCTTCTGAAAGCTTCGAGGCGTTGTTAACGACCTGTTCCTGATATTTCCTGAAGCCGGGCTGGAGAGCTTCCTTGAATGCCACCGCTTTACCGGCTATAACGTGCATCAGAGGCCCGCCCTGTATGCCCGGGAAGACCTCAGAATTGATCTTCTTGGCGTACTCTTTCCTGCACATTATCATTCCCGAGCGGGGACCCCTAAGAGTCTTGTGCGTCGTGGTAGTAACGAACTCCGAGACCGGAACGGGGTTGGGATGCATGCCCGCTGCCACCAGGCCGGCTATGTGCGCCATGTCAACCATCAGCATCGCATCCACCTCGTCGCATATCTGACGGAACTTGTTGAAATCTATCGTCCTCGGATAAGCCGAAGCCCCGGCGATTATCATTTTCGGCCTGTGTTCCCTGGCTTTCCTGCTGATCTCGTCGAAATCAAGCTTTTCCGTCTTTTTGTCAACGCCGTAAAAGACCATGTCATAATACTTACCTGAAAAGTTCTTGAAGTGGCCGTGCGTGAGATGACCCCCGCAGGCCAGGTCCATGGCCATTACCTTCTCTCCCATGCCCACCATCGCGAAATACACGGCCATGTTGGCCTGTGATCCCGAATGTGGCTGGACGTTAACATGTTCGGCGCCGAAGAGCTCCTTCGCCCTTTCTATGGCGATATCCTCCGCCTGGTCAACGAACTCGCATCCTCCGTAGTACCTGGCATGGGGATAACCCTCGGCGTATTTATTGGTCATCGAGCATGAAACAGCGTCCATTACCGCGCGGCTGGCGAAATTCTCGCTGGCTATGAGCTCTATGCCGTCGTTCTGCCTCCTGGTCTCCCCCAGTACGGCCTTGAAAATAACCGGGTCACTTTCTTTAAGGAACCTCATCTTCCGTATCCTTTCCTCTGGAATTATAACTTCTTGAACACTTTCTTCTCGAGCTTCTTTATCTGGTCGACCCGCCTGGCATGCCTGCCGCTGAGCGCCCTGGTCCCGAGCCAAAGTTTTGTAAGGCGTTCGGCCCGGCGCGCGCCCGTCTTTGTCGCGGACAGGACCAGAACATTAGCGTCATTGTGCTTTCGCGATGAGACCGCGTCCTCCTCAGTATGGCACAGCGCAGCTCTCACCCCGGGCAGCTTGTTGGCTATTATCGACATGCCTATCCCGGATTTACATATCACTATGCCCCTGTCCGCCTTGCCGGTGGAGACCTTTTTCGCGGCGTCGAACCCGAAAACCGGGTAATCGCTGGACTCGGGCGAATAAGTGCCCACGTCCTCGACGCGGTGCCCCGACCTCTTAAGGAGCTTTATGATCTTTTCCTTGAGATCGTATCCGCCGTGATCGGCTCCTATCGCTATTTTTTTAGCCATTTCATCAGCTCCTCTATTGCCCCTTTTATAAGTGAAAAAGAAGTCCTGTAAAAAGCCACAGGCCTTCCTATGGGGTCAGGAATGACCACATCGTTCTTATCCGGGTCGAAGGTTGCCAGGTACTGGACCCTGCCCTCAGCTTCAGGGACCTCCTCCAGGATCCTTACCTTGTGCATGGGTTCCATGACCAGTATGAGGTCGGCCCATTCTATCAAGTCCCTGGTAAGACCCGTGGATTTGAGGTCTTCGGCGTCCATCCCTTCGTCGGAGAGGACCTTTACCGCCTGCGGGGAGGGCGACATACCGTTGATGCCCATCGTGCCGGCTGACCTTACTTCCACGGGAAGGCCTTCTTCAGATACGCGCTTTCGCATGTAGGCTTCGGCCATTATGCTCCGGCAGCTGTTCCCGGTACATACGAACAGTATTTTCCGTATATCCTTCATCACTGGCCGATCTTGCGGTTTTTAGCGTCTATTTTGCGTACGAGCTGTTTCTTGTGGTCTCGGATCTTCCTTGCTACGGCGGAATTGGATAACCCGATTATCTCCGCCGCCAGTATCCCCGCGTTGATCGCCCCGGCCTTGCCGATGGCAACGGTCGCCACCGGAACCCCCGAAGGCATCTGTACCGTCGAAAGCAGCGAGTCCAGACCGTCGAGCTTGCTTTCCATTGGAACGCCTATTACTGGCAATGTCGTGTGAGCGGCGACCACTCCCGCCAGATGCGCCGCGCCTCCGGCGCCGGCTATGATAACCTTGATGCCGTTTTTCTTGGCGGACTTCGCGAAAGAGGCCGTCTTGTCCGGCGAACGATGCGCCGAGAGTATCTTCACTTCATGGCCGATGGCGAATTTCTCCAGAACACCGGAAGCCTCGCTCATGACCGGGAGGTCAGAATCACTCCCCATGATTATACTTACCAGTGGTTTCTTTTTCATATGGTTTCCTTTCTGTTCGTCTTCAGGCATTGACCCGCGAAATCGCCCTGTGGCCTATATCCCCGCGGTAATGCATCCTGTCAAAATGGATCCTCTCAACGGCCCTGTAGGTATTGGCCACCGCCTGCTTTATACCCGAACCCTTTCCTGCCACCCCAAGCACCCTTCCCCCGGAGGTTACAAGATCCTCTCCCTCCCTGCGGGTACCCGCGTGGAAAATGACCGCTCCTTCACCGCGAGCTTCATCCAGCCCCGTTATTTTCTTGCCTTTCTGGTACTCTCCCGGATATCCCCCCGAGGCCAGTACGACGCAAACGCAGTCATCATCTTCCCACTCGACGCTCTTATCCGCAAGCTCGCCCATCGCGGAAGAAGCCAGAAGCTCAGCGAGATCCGACTTCATCCTGGGCAGGATGGCCTGTGTCTCCGGGTCCCCGAAACGCACGTTATACTCCAGGACCTTCGGGCCGTCTTCTGTTATCATAAGCCCCGCGTATAGCACGCCCTTGTAAACGATGCCTTCTTTTTTCAGGGCTTCGATCGTAGGAAGTATGATGATCTCCATCACCTTTTCGAAAAGCGCATCGTCTATCACCGGTGCCGGTGAATACGCCCCCATCCCGCCCGTATTGGGTCCAGTATCCCCGTCATTCGCCCGTTTATGGTCCTGGCTTGTGGCAAGAGGCACTATGTTCTCCCCGTCGGTGAGCACCAGTATGGACGCCTCCTCCCCGCGCAGGCACTCTTCGACTATGATCCTGCTCCCGGCGGAATCGAACTTTTTCTCCACAAGCATCTCACGCGCGGCATTTACCGCCGTGTTAACGTCTTCGGCGACGATCACGCCTTTGCCGGCGGCAAGCCCGTAGGCCTTGACCACTATGGGCGCTCCCACAGAACGGATGTGTTCCTCGGCCTTCTCGAAATCATCGAATATACGGAAAGAAGCGGTAGGTATATTATATCTGCCCATCAGTTCCTTGGCGAAGATCTTGCTGGATTCGAGCCTTGCCGCGGCGTAGGAGGGTCCGAAAACACTGATGTCCTCCTTCTCGAGATTATCCACTATCCCGACCGCAAGAGGCGCTTCGGGCCCCACGACCACGAGGTCTATATTCTTTTCTTTACAGAAATCCGCCACTTTCTGGTGTTCGGTGAGGTTGATGTCCACGTTGACACCTTCCAGGGCGGTACCCCCGTTCCCCGGTGAGGCGTAAATCTCTTTGACCAGAGGGCTCTGCCTGAGTTTCCAGCATAAAGCGTGTTCCCTTCCACCCGAACCTATTACCAGTATGTTCATTTATCTTTCCTCCTGTAGGACTAATGTATCTCTACTTCGCGGTCGCCTTTTACGATATCGCCTATGATCCAGCTCTTCAGACCATGCTTCTTGATAAGCCTCTGAGCCTTTGCCACTTCCTTTTGCGAAAGTATGAGCGTCATTCCTATACCCATGTTGAAAGTGCGGTAAAGCTCCTTCTCCGGGATGTCCGCGTTATCACGCAATAGATCATACACCCGGGGAGCTTTCCAGCTTCCTCTGTCAATAACCGCCTTGGCGCCTTCGGGAAGCACCCGGGGTATATTGTCATAGAAGCCCCCTCCTGTTATATGGACTATGCCGTTCACCGAAGAGCGCCGCACCAGCTCCAGGACCGGCTTAACGTAAATGGTAGTGGGCTTAAGAAGCATTCTGGCGTGCTTGCGCAGCTGCGCCTTGTTAAACGCTTTCCTTACGAGGGAATAACCGTTGGAATGAAAACCGCTGGATGCTATGCCCAAAACCACATTGCCGGGTTTTATCCTCTTTCCGTCAATGATCTTTTTCCTGTCGACCGCGCCCACACAGAAGCCGGCCAGGTCATATTCACCTTTGGGATAGACCCCGGGCATCTCGGCGGTCTCTCCCCCGAGGAGGGCGCACCCGGCCTCGCGGCAGCCTTTTACCACACCCCGGATGATGTCCGCAAGCTGCCTGTCCTGGAGTTTGCCCGTTGAGAAATAGTCCAGAAAAAAAAGAGGTCTGGCCCCCATGCAGATTACATCGTTAACGCACATGGCGACAAGATCGATCCCGATGGTCGAATGCA includes the following:
- the purD gene encoding phosphoribosylamine--glycine ligase; the protein is MNILVIGSGGREHALCWKLRQSPLVKEIYASPGNGGTALEGVNVDINLTEHQKVADFCKEKNIDLVVVGPEAPLAVGIVDNLEKEDISVFGPSYAAARLESSKIFAKELMGRYNIPTASFRIFDDFEKAEEHIRSVGAPIVVKAYGLAAGKGVIVAEDVNTAVNAAREMLVEKKFDSAGSRIIVEECLRGEEASILVLTDGENIVPLATSQDHKRANDGDTGPNTGGMGAYSPAPVIDDALFEKVMEIIILPTIEALKKEGIVYKGVLYAGLMITEDGPKVLEYNVRFGDPETQAILPRMKSDLAELLASSAMGELADKSVEWEDDDCVCVVLASGGYPGEYQKGKKITGLDEARGEGAVIFHAGTRREGEDLVTSGGRVLGVAGKGSGIKQAVANTYRAVERIHFDRMHYRGDIGHRAISRVNA
- a CDS encoding serine hydroxymethyltransferase; protein product: MRFLKESDPVIFKAVLGETRRQNDGIELIASENFASRAVMDAVSCSMTNKYAEGYPHARYYGGCEFVDQAEDIAIERAKELFGAEHVNVQPHSGSQANMAVYFAMVGMGEKVMAMDLACGGHLTHGHFKNFSGKYYDMVFYGVDKKTEKLDFDEISRKAREHRPKMIIAGASAYPRTIDFNKFRQICDEVDAMLMVDMAHIAGLVAAGMHPNPVPVSEFVTTTTHKTLRGPRSGMIMCRKEYAKKINSEVFPGIQGGPLMHVIAGKAVAFKEALQPGFRKYQEQVVNNASKLSEELISRGYRVVSGGTDNHLMLVDLSNKAITGKEAEACLDMAGITVNKNLIPFDEKSPFVTSGIRIGTPAVTTRGMQESAMIRVAEFIDSAISSCGNEKELSFIRGEVKEFLRDFPLYQGWIEEMESLEGK
- a CDS encoding low molecular weight protein arginine phosphatase, which gives rise to MKDIRKILFVCTGNSCRSIMAEAYMRKRVSEEGLPVEVRSAGTMGINGMSPSPQAVKVLSDEGMDAEDLKSTGLTRDLIEWADLILVMEPMHKVRILEEVPEAEGRVQYLATFDPDKNDVVIPDPIGRPVAFYRTSFSLIKGAIEELMKWLKK
- a CDS encoding phosphoribosylformylglycinamidine cyclo-ligase, which translates into the protein MPAKRKLTYKRSGVDIDRANRLVGTIGKMVNSTQVPGCMGSVGGFAGLFDPKKTGIKNPVLVSSTDGVGTKLKVAQLAGVHSTIGIDLVAMCVNDVICMGARPLFFLDYFSTGKLQDRQLADIIRGVVKGCREAGCALLGGETAEMPGVYPKGEYDLAGFCVGAVDRKKIIDGKRIKPGNVVLGIASSGFHSNGYSLVRKAFNKAQLRKHARMLLKPTTIYVKPVLELVRRSSVNGIVHITGGGFYDNIPRVLPEGAKAVIDRGSWKAPRVYDLLRDNADIPEKELYRTFNMGIGMTLILSQKEVAKAQRLIKKHGLKSWIIGDIVKGDREVEIH
- the rpiB gene encoding ribose 5-phosphate isomerase B, whose protein sequence is MAKKIAIGADHGGYDLKEKIIKLLKRSGHRVEDVGTYSPESSDYPVFGFDAAKKVSTGKADRGIVICKSGIGMSIIANKLPGVRAALCHTEEDAVSSRKHNDANVLVLSATKTGARRAERLTKLWLGTRALSGRHARRVDQIKKLEKKVFKKL
- the purE gene encoding 5-(carboxyamino)imidazole ribonucleotide mutase, coding for MKKKPLVSIIMGSDSDLPVMSEASGVLEKFAIGHEVKILSAHRSPDKTASFAKSAKKNGIKVIIAGAGGAAHLAGVVAAHTTLPVIGVPMESKLDGLDSLLSTVQMPSGVPVATVAIGKAGAINAGILAAEIIGLSNSAVARKIRDHKKQLVRKIDAKNRKIGQ